Within Pseudomonas brassicacearum, the genomic segment CTGCCGAGTGATCGAGAGCCATTGTCTATGCGCCTGGCGTCCGAGTGTCGAGACCCGATCCGGGGTCTGCCTGATCATGACCAGCAAGGAAGTGTTCAAACCGAGCAACACCGGTTGGCTGATTGCCGATGTGGTGCGCGACAATCACGCGTTCATCTGGTCGCGCACCGACGTCGACGAGCAGCTGCTGGCGCTGCTGAACGATCCGCAATGGCAACCATACCTGGTATTTCCGGGCGAATACGTCGAGCCATCGCGCGTTACCCACACGGTTGACTTCGATCATTCCAAGCGCCCGCTGTTCATTCTGCTGGATGCGACCTGGACCGAGGCGCGGAAGATTTTTCGTAAGAGTCCGTATTTCGACCGACTGCCGATCCTGAGCCTGCTGCCCGACAGACTGTCGCGTTACCGCCTGCGCCGTTCGACCCGCAGCGAGCACCTGTGCACCGCCGAAGTGGCGGCATTGTGCCTGGAACTGGCGGGGGACAGCGATGCCGCTTCGGCCCTGGACGCCTATTTCGATGTGTTCAGCCAGCATTACCTGGGCGCCAAGGGCCAACAGGAAGTGAACGTATCTACCCCGGCCCACGCCGAGTTGCAAGCCTTTATCCGTACGACGCAAGCAGTATTGGCCCAATAGTGGCCCATACTGGACACTGTGGCGGCCGTGCTGCTTGACCACCCCGGCTTCGCTGGGCATGCTTGGCGCCGACCAGGGCGCCGCCAAACTTTGAAACGCCGTGTTTGGCGTTGCATGTGCCCCTGTAGATGCCGCTGCATGGCGGTGTCTTGAGTTGTCTTGGCGAGGCGCGAATGCATCGGGCCTGCCATTAAAAACAGGATCATTTGAAAAATGGCCACATACGAAATCCTGATTGCCGATGATCACCCGCTCTTTCGCAGCGCGTTGCATCAGGCTGTGACCCTGGGCCTTGGCCCGGCTGTCCGGTTGACGGAGGTGGCCAGTATCGCGGAACTGGAGGTCCAGTTGACGGCGAAGGCCGATTGGGACCTGGTGTTGCTGGACCTGAACATGCCCGGCGCCTATGGTTTTTCAGGGCTGGTGCTGTTGCGGGGCCAATACCCGCAGATCCCCGTGGTCATGGTCTCGGCCCAGGAAGAAGCCTCGGTGATGGTCAAGGCCCGGGAGTTCGGCGCCAGCGGATTCATACCCAAGTCCAGTTCCCTTGAGATGATTCAGAAGGCCGTGAAGGCGGTCCTGGACGGCGATGTCTGCTGGCCGCCCCAGGCGTTCGAAGCGGTGAGCGTGTCTGAGGAAGCCAAGGCCGCCAGCGAGGGGCTGGCCAGTCTCACGCCGCAGCAGTTCCGGGTGTTGACCATGGTCTGCGAAGGCTTGTTGAACAAGCAGATTGCCTACGAACTGAACGTTTCGGAAGCCACCATCAAGGCCCACGTCACGGCGATCTTTCGTAAACTGAACGTGCGCACCCGGACCCAGGCGGCCTTGCTGCTGCAACAACTTGAGTCAATTTCGCCGCAGTCATAGTGTTCCAGTTCACGCTTTTTTGACCGGGTATGAATTAGCTTCTCCACTCCTTTTCGATCAGTTGCCCACACTATGTCACCTTTTAAAGGCCAGACCGGCCTGAAACGCATCCTCAACGCCTCTGGCTATTCCTTGGACGGGCTGCGTGCGGCTTTTGTCGGCGAAGCGGCTTTCCGTCAGTTGGTGCTGCTCAACGTCGTGTTGATTCCGTTGTCATTCTTCCTGAACGTCAGTCGTGTCGAGCAGGCGCTGCTGATTGCCGTGTGCCTGTTGGCATTGATCGTGGAATTGCTCAACTCGGCGGTGGAGGCGGCCATCGACCGCATCTCCCTGGAGCTGCACCCGTTGTCAAAAAACGCCAAGGACATGGGCAGCGCTGCCCAGTTCGTTGCCCTGACGATGATCGCGTTGGTGTGGGGCGTGGTGCTGCTGTAACGGCTCAGGCAATGGTCGGCAACACGATTTCGTCGCTGCGCTGGGCCCCGGCGGTGAAAGCCCGGCACAGCTCGAGGAATTCGCGCATGGCCGAGGTCTGGTACTTCTGTTTATGCCAGATGAAATAGAACTGCCGCGCCAGGTCCATGTCCGGGGTTTCCACTGCGACGAGACTGCCGCGGCGGAAGGCATCGCGCAGGGCCAGGCGTGATATGCAGCCAATGCCCAGGCCGGACTCCACGGCGCGCTTGATCGCTTCGGTGTGTTCCAGTTCCAGGCGGATATTCAGCGCGCTACGGTGGTGACGCATGGCCTGGTCGAAGGTCAAGCGTGTGCCGGAACCCTGTTCCCGTAGAATCCACGCTTCATGGGTCAGTTCCTCCATGGTCGCCAGGCCGCGCTTGGCCAGCGGGTGTTGAGGTGCGCAGAACACCACCAGTTCGTCCTCGACCCAGCTCTGTACCTCGATGTCCGGATGGCTGCAGTCGCCTTCGATTAGACCCAGATCAATTTCATAGTGAGCAACCTGGTGCACGATATTGGCAGTGTTCTGCACATGCAGCTTCACCTGGCTTTCTGGATGGCGTTGCATGAATCCGCCGATCAGCAAGGTCGCCAGGTAATTGCCGATGGTCAGCGTGGCACCGACCGCCAGTGAGCCAAAACCGGACTTGCCGTTGAGCAGGTCTTCGATTTCCTTGGCCTGGTCCAGCAGCGCCACTGCCTGGGGCAGCAGTTGTTTGCCCAGGGCGTTGAGGCTCAGGCGCTTGCCGGCACGGTCGAACAATTGGCAGCTCGATTGCCGCTCCAGTTCGGTGATGGAGGTGCTGGCCGCCGACTGCGACAAATTGAGTTGGCCCGCAGCGCGAGACACGCTTTCCTGCTGGGCGACGGCGACGAAGACTTGAAGTTGACGGAGAGTAAATCGCATATCTATATAACCGATAACCCTTATCTTAATAATCCATTTAACAGATATTGTCGCCGCCATTAGAATGCGATGCAATTGCGCAGATTATCGGCGCAGGCATTATTCCCAGGAGTCCCCGTACATGAGCAACATGAACCACGAGCGTGTCCTCAGTGTTCATCACTGGAACGACACTCTGTTCAGCTTCAAGTGCACCCGCGATCCGGGCCTGCGCTTCGAGAACGGTCAGTTCGTGATGATCGGCCTGCAACAGCCCAATGGCCGCCCGCTTATGCGCGCTTACTCGATTGCCAGCCCGAACTGGGAAGAGCATCTCGAATTCTTCAGCATCAAGGTGCCTGATGGTCCACTGACCTCCCAGTTGCAGCACCTGAAGGAAGGCGACGAGATCATCATCAGCAAGAAACCCACCGGCACCCTCGTGCTGGACGATCTCAAGCCTGGCAAGCATTTGTACCTGCTCAGCACCGGTACTGGTCTGGCGCCGTTCATGAGCGTCATCCAGGATCCGGAAACCTATGAGCGTTTCGAAAAAGTGATCCTGTGCCACGGCGTGCGTTACGTCAATGAAGTCGCTTACCGCGAGTTCATCACCGAACATTTGCCGCAGAACGAGTTCTTCGGCGAAGCGCTGCGTGAAAAGCTGATCTACTACCCGACCGTGACGCGCGAGCCGTTCGAGAACGAAGGCCGCCTGACCGACCTGATGCGCAGCGGCAAGCTGTTCCGCGACATCGGCCTGCCACCGATCAACCCGCAGGACGACCGTGCCATGTTGTGCGGCAGCCCGAGCATGCTCGACGAGACCAGCGAAGTGCTCAACAGCTTTGGCCTGACCGTTTCGCCGCGCATGCGCGAGCCGGGTGATTACCTGATCGAGCGGGCGTTTGTAGAGAAGTAACCCTCGGTTTATACGGTGGCAGCGACTCGATCTAACAGTTGCCCACAAAAAAGCCCGCGTCGCCTGATGAAGGCAGCGCGGGCTTTTTCGTTCTGGTGGTTACGGTTTCGCTGGAATCACTTCCAGTACCCGAATCAACCCCGCCTGCGGATAATGCCAGCGAACGTCCAGGTCCCAGAACTGCGCGCCATATTCCCGTTCGGCGGTAGGAACCTGGTACGCCGGGCGTGGGTCTTGGGCCAGGCACTGTTCAATGAGCGCCACCAAGGGCTCTCCCAGGCGCGTGGCATGTTCGCGGGCTTGAAGCAGGGCAGTGTCCGCCCATTGCACCGGAATCAATTCAGGCGCTGCGCTGGCGATGCTGTTGGAGGCCGAGTCGATGATGTCGGCGTAGGGCATGTAGGGCTTGATGTCGAGCACTGGCGTGCCGTCCAGCAAGTCGATACCCGAGATCCACAGGCGCCCGGCTTCGACCCGATCCAGCTTCACCACCGACTGGCCGATGCCGTTGGGGCGGTGGGTGGCGCGGGTGGCGAATACACCCATGGACTTGTTACCGCCCAGGCGCGGCGGACGGACCTTCAACCGTGGCTTGTCTTCCAGGGACTGATGAAACAGGAACAACAGCCAGACATGGCTGACCTGCTCCAGCCCCTGCACCGCCTCGCCCTGATCGAACGGCGCCACCAGCTCCAGCACACCACGCGCGGCCGGGGCCAGTTGCGGCTGGCGGGGGATGGCGAACTTCTCCTTGAAGCAGGAGCGGACGAAGCCGATGGGGGAGACGCTGTAAGTCATGGGTTGGGAACGATCAGGGCGACCATGGGGGTGTCAGCCGCGCACGCGCAGGGTCAGGCCCTTGAGGAAGTTGCGCAGCAGCTGG encodes:
- a CDS encoding diacylglycerol kinase, producing the protein MSPFKGQTGLKRILNASGYSLDGLRAAFVGEAAFRQLVLLNVVLIPLSFFLNVSRVEQALLIAVCLLALIVELLNSAVEAAIDRISLELHPLSKNAKDMGSAAQFVALTMIALVWGVVLL
- the tsaA gene encoding tRNA (N6-threonylcarbamoyladenosine(37)-N6)-methyltransferase TrmO, with product MTYSVSPIGFVRSCFKEKFAIPRQPQLAPAARGVLELVAPFDQGEAVQGLEQVSHVWLLFLFHQSLEDKPRLKVRPPRLGGNKSMGVFATRATHRPNGIGQSVVKLDRVEAGRLWISGIDLLDGTPVLDIKPYMPYADIIDSASNSIASAAPELIPVQWADTALLQAREHATRLGEPLVALIEQCLAQDPRPAYQVPTAEREYGAQFWDLDVRWHYPQAGLIRVLEVIPAKP
- the fpr gene encoding ferredoxin-NADP reductase; its protein translation is MSNMNHERVLSVHHWNDTLFSFKCTRDPGLRFENGQFVMIGLQQPNGRPLMRAYSIASPNWEEHLEFFSIKVPDGPLTSQLQHLKEGDEIIISKKPTGTLVLDDLKPGKHLYLLSTGTGLAPFMSVIQDPETYERFEKVILCHGVRYVNEVAYREFITEHLPQNEFFGEALREKLIYYPTVTREPFENEGRLTDLMRSGKLFRDIGLPPINPQDDRAMLCGSPSMLDETSEVLNSFGLTVSPRMREPGDYLIERAFVEK
- the erdR gene encoding response regulator transcription factor ErdR, encoding MATYEILIADDHPLFRSALHQAVTLGLGPAVRLTEVASIAELEVQLTAKADWDLVLLDLNMPGAYGFSGLVLLRGQYPQIPVVMVSAQEEASVMVKAREFGASGFIPKSSSLEMIQKAVKAVLDGDVCWPPQAFEAVSVSEEAKAASEGLASLTPQQFRVLTMVCEGLLNKQIAYELNVSEATIKAHVTAIFRKLNVRTRTQAALLLQQLESISPQS
- a CDS encoding LysR family transcriptional regulator, whose protein sequence is MRFTLRQLQVFVAVAQQESVSRAAGQLNLSQSAASTSITELERQSSCQLFDRAGKRLSLNALGKQLLPQAVALLDQAKEIEDLLNGKSGFGSLAVGATLTIGNYLATLLIGGFMQRHPESQVKLHVQNTANIVHQVAHYEIDLGLIEGDCSHPDIEVQSWVEDELVVFCAPQHPLAKRGLATMEELTHEAWILREQGSGTRLTFDQAMRHHRSALNIRLELEHTEAIKRAVESGLGIGCISRLALRDAFRRGSLVAVETPDMDLARQFYFIWHKQKYQTSAMREFLELCRAFTAGAQRSDEIVLPTIA
- a CDS encoding tRNA-uridine aminocarboxypropyltransferase, yielding MIHAPNAVARLRDQRIDEGIRPIQARGWRAPRCSACRVIESHCLCAWRPSVETRSGVCLIMTSKEVFKPSNTGWLIADVVRDNHAFIWSRTDVDEQLLALLNDPQWQPYLVFPGEYVEPSRVTHTVDFDHSKRPLFILLDATWTEARKIFRKSPYFDRLPILSLLPDRLSRYRLRRSTRSEHLCTAEVAALCLELAGDSDAASALDAYFDVFSQHYLGAKGQQEVNVSTPAHAELQAFIRTTQAVLAQ